In Leclercia sp. AS011, one DNA window encodes the following:
- a CDS encoding cytochrome C assembly family protein, translated as MPVFALIALVAYSVSLALIIPGLLQKNSGWRRMAILSAVIALISHAFALEARILPGDGSGQNLSLLNVGSLVSLMICTVMTIVASKNRGWLLLPIVYAFALINLAFATFVPNEFITHLETTPGMMVHIGLSLFSYATLIIAALYALQLAWIDYQLKNKKLAFSNEMPPLMTIERKMFHITQVGVVLLTLTLSTGLFYMHNLFSMENIDKAVLSIIAWFVYIVLLWGHYHEGWRGRRVVWFNVAGAGLLTLAYFGSRVIQQIAS; from the coding sequence ATGCCTGTTTTCGCACTGATCGCTCTTGTGGCGTACTCTGTCAGCCTCGCGCTGATTATCCCTGGCCTGCTACAAAAAAACAGCGGCTGGCGGCGAATGGCTATTTTGTCGGCTGTCATCGCGTTGATAAGTCACGCTTTTGCGCTCGAAGCGCGCATTCTGCCGGGGGACGGCAGCGGGCAAAACCTGAGCCTGCTGAACGTCGGGTCGCTGGTCAGCCTGATGATCTGTACGGTCATGACCATCGTGGCCTCAAAAAACCGCGGCTGGCTGCTACTGCCGATTGTCTATGCCTTTGCGCTGATCAACCTCGCCTTTGCCACCTTCGTGCCGAATGAGTTCATCACCCACCTTGAAACCACGCCGGGGATGATGGTGCATATTGGCCTGTCCCTGTTCTCGTATGCGACGCTGATCATTGCCGCGCTGTACGCGCTCCAGCTGGCCTGGATTGATTACCAGCTCAAAAACAAAAAGCTGGCCTTCAGCAACGAAATGCCGCCGCTGATGACCATCGAGCGCAAGATGTTTCACATCACTCAGGTTGGAGTGGTACTGCTCACGCTCACCCTGAGTACCGGCCTGTTTTATATGCACAATCTCTTCAGTATGGAGAATATCGATAAGGCCGTGCTCTCCATCATTGCGTGGTTTGTCTATATTGTCCTGTTATGGGGCCATTATCATGAAGGCTGGCGCGGTCGCCGCGTAGTCTGGTTCAACGTGGCGGGAGCAGGCCTCCTGACACTGGCTTATTTCGGTAGCCGCGTCATCCAGCAGATCGCCAGCTAA
- the ffh gene encoding signal recognition particle protein encodes MFDNLTDRLSRTLRNISGRGRLTEDNIKETLREVRMALLEADVALPVVRDFINRVKEKAVGHEVNKSLTPGQEFVKIVRNELVSAMGEENQSLNLAAQPPAVVLMAGLQGAGKTTSVAKLGKFLREKHKKKVLVVSADVYRPAAIRQLETLAEQVDVDFFPSDVSQKPIDIVNAALKEAKLKFFDVLLVDTAGRLHVDEAMMDEIKQVHAAINPVETLFVVDAMTGQDAANTAKAFNEALPLTGVVLTKVDGDARGGAALSIRHITGKPIKFLGVGEKTEALEPFHPDRIASRILGMGDVLSLIEDIESKVDRAQAEKLATKLKKGDGFDLTDFLEQLRQMKNMGGMASLMGKLPGMGQIPDNVKSQMDDKVLVRMEAIINSMTLKERAKPEIIKGSRKRRIAAGCGMQVQDVNRLLKQFDDMQRMMKKMKKGGMAKMMRGMKGMMPPGFPGR; translated from the coding sequence ATGTTTGATAATTTAACCGATCGTTTGTCGCGCACGCTGCGCAACATCAGCGGCCGTGGACGCCTTACCGAAGACAACATCAAAGAGACGCTGCGCGAAGTGCGTATGGCACTGCTCGAAGCAGACGTCGCGTTACCGGTCGTGCGTGATTTCATCAACCGCGTAAAAGAGAAAGCGGTTGGTCATGAAGTTAACAAGAGCCTGACCCCGGGTCAGGAGTTCGTCAAAATCGTTCGTAACGAACTGGTTTCGGCGATGGGTGAAGAGAACCAGAGCCTGAATCTGGCGGCGCAACCGCCGGCAGTGGTGCTGATGGCCGGTCTGCAGGGTGCAGGTAAAACCACCAGCGTCGCTAAGCTGGGTAAATTCCTGCGCGAGAAGCACAAGAAGAAAGTGCTGGTCGTCTCTGCCGACGTCTATCGCCCGGCGGCGATCAGACAGCTGGAAACCCTGGCTGAACAGGTTGACGTTGACTTCTTCCCGTCTGATGTCTCGCAAAAGCCGATCGACATCGTTAACGCGGCGCTGAAAGAGGCGAAGCTGAAGTTCTTCGACGTGCTGCTGGTGGATACCGCCGGTCGTCTGCACGTTGACGAAGCGATGATGGACGAAATCAAACAGGTGCATGCCGCGATCAATCCGGTAGAAACCCTGTTTGTGGTCGATGCCATGACCGGTCAGGATGCGGCAAATACCGCGAAAGCCTTCAACGAAGCGCTACCGTTAACCGGTGTGGTGCTGACCAAAGTGGACGGTGACGCCCGCGGCGGTGCGGCGCTCTCTATTCGTCATATCACCGGCAAGCCAATCAAGTTCCTCGGCGTCGGCGAGAAGACCGAAGCGCTGGAGCCCTTCCACCCGGATCGTATTGCCTCCCGTATCCTCGGCATGGGCGACGTGCTGTCGCTGATCGAAGATATCGAGAGCAAAGTTGACCGTGCCCAGGCTGAGAAGCTGGCGACCAAGCTGAAAAAAGGCGACGGTTTCGATCTGACCGACTTCCTGGAACAGCTGCGCCAGATGAAGAACATGGGCGGCATGGCGAGCCTGATGGGCAAGCTGCCAGGCATGGGGCAGATCCCGGACAACGTAAAATCGCAGATGGACGACAAGGTTCTGGTGCGCATGGAGGCGATCATCAACTCCATGACGCTGAAAGAACGTGCCAAGCCGGAAATCATTAAAGGCTCCCGTAAACGCCGTATCGCGGCCGGTTGCGGGATGCAGGTGCAGGACGTTAACCGCCTTCTGAAGCAGTTCGACGACATGCAGCGCATGATGAAGAAGATGAAGAAGGGCGGAATGGCCAAAATGATGCGCGGTATGAAAGGCATGATGCCGCCAGGCTTCCCGGGTAGGTAA
- the rpsP gene encoding 30S ribosomal protein S16, with the protein MVTIRLARHGAKKRPFYQVVVTDSRNARNGRFIERVGFFNPLAAGAEEETRLDLDRIAHWVGQGATVSDRVATLIKAANKAA; encoded by the coding sequence ATGGTAACTATTCGTTTAGCACGTCACGGCGCGAAAAAGCGTCCGTTCTACCAGGTTGTTGTTACTGACAGCCGTAATGCACGCAACGGTCGCTTCATCGAGCGCGTTGGTTTCTTCAATCCACTGGCCGCTGGCGCAGAAGAAGAAACCCGTCTGGATCTGGATCGTATCGCTCACTGGGTTGGCCAGGGCGCTACCGTTTCCGATCGCGTTGCTACGCTGATCAAAGCAGCAAACAAAGCAGCTTAA
- the rimM gene encoding ribosome maturation factor RimM (Essential for efficient processing of 16S rRNA) translates to MMSKKAPVEPIVLGKMGSCYGIRGWLRVFSSTEDAESIFDYQPWFIQKAGQWQEVELESWRHHNQDIVIKLKGVDDRDAANALTNCEIVVDSSQLPELEEGYYWKDLIGCQVVTTEGYGLGKVIDMMETGSNDVLVIKANLKDAFGIKERLVPFLDGQVIKKVDLATRTIEVDWDPGF, encoded by the coding sequence ATGATGAGCAAAAAAGCACCTGTTGAACCGATTGTATTGGGCAAAATGGGTTCTTGCTACGGTATCCGTGGTTGGCTCAGAGTGTTTTCCTCCACCGAAGACGCCGAAAGCATTTTTGACTATCAGCCCTGGTTTATCCAGAAGGCGGGTCAGTGGCAAGAGGTCGAGCTGGAAAGCTGGCGTCACCACAATCAGGACATCGTTATCAAGCTGAAAGGCGTTGACGATCGCGATGCCGCGAATGCGCTGACTAATTGTGAAATTGTCGTGGATTCGTCGCAGTTGCCTGAACTGGAAGAGGGTTACTACTGGAAAGACCTTATCGGTTGCCAGGTAGTTACTACTGAAGGTTACGGTCTGGGCAAAGTCATCGATATGATGGAAACCGGATCCAATGACGTTCTCGTCATTAAGGCAAACCTGAAAGATGCATTCGGTATCAAGGAGCGGCTGGTTCCGTTCCTCGATGGGCAGGTTATCAAGAAAGTCGATCTCGCTACTCGAACTATCGAAGTAGATTGGGATCCTGGTTTTTAA
- the trmD gene encoding tRNA (guanosine(37)-N1)-methyltransferase TrmD → MWIGIISLFPEMFRAITDYGVTGRAVKNGLLSIESWSPRDFTHDRHRTVDERPYGGGPGMLMMVQPLRDAIAAAKAAAGEGAKVIYLSPQGRKLDQAGVSELAANQKLILVCGRYEGIDERVIQTEIDEEWSIGDYVLSGGELPAMTLIDSVSRFIPGVLGHEASATEDSFADGLLDCPHYTRPEVLEGMEVPPVLLSGNHAEIRRWRLKQSLGRTWLRRPELLENLALTEEQAKLLAEFKREHAHQQQKHDGMA, encoded by the coding sequence ATGTGGATTGGCATTATTAGCCTGTTTCCTGAAATGTTCCGCGCGATTACTGATTACGGGGTAACTGGCCGGGCAGTAAAAAATGGCCTGCTGAGCATCGAGAGCTGGAGTCCACGTGACTTCACCCACGACCGGCACCGTACCGTGGACGAACGTCCTTACGGCGGCGGACCGGGGATGCTCATGATGGTTCAACCCTTACGGGATGCCATCGCAGCAGCAAAAGCCGCGGCAGGTGAAGGCGCAAAGGTGATTTATCTGTCACCTCAGGGACGCAAGCTTGATCAAGCGGGCGTCAGCGAACTGGCAGCGAATCAGAAACTGATTCTGGTGTGCGGTCGCTACGAAGGGATAGATGAGCGCGTAATTCAGACCGAGATTGACGAAGAATGGTCTATCGGCGATTACGTTCTCAGCGGTGGTGAGTTACCGGCAATGACGCTGATTGACTCCGTTTCCCGGTTCATTCCGGGGGTACTGGGCCATGAAGCATCAGCAACAGAAGACTCTTTTGCTGACGGATTGCTGGACTGCCCACACTATACCCGTCCTGAAGTGTTAGAAGGGATGGAGGTACCGCCGGTTTTACTGTCGGGAAACCATGCCGAGATTCGTCGCTGGCGTCTGAAGCAGTCGCTGGGCCGTACCTGGCTTAGAAGACCTGAACTTCTGGAAAACCTGGCTCTGACTGAAGAGCAAGCAAAGTTGCTGGCCGAGTTCAAAAGAGAACACGCGCACCAGCAGCAGAAACATGATGGGATGGCCTGA
- the rplS gene encoding 50S ribosomal protein L19 — MSNIIKQLEQEQMKQDVPSFRPGDTVEVKVWVVEGSKKRLQAFEGVVIAIRNRGLHSAFTVRKISNGEGVERVFQTHSPVVDSIAVKRRGAVRKAKLYYLRERTGKSARIKERLN, encoded by the coding sequence ATGAGCAACATTATTAAGCAACTTGAACAAGAGCAGATGAAGCAGGACGTACCTTCCTTCCGTCCGGGTGATACCGTGGAAGTGAAAGTATGGGTTGTTGAAGGTTCCAAAAAACGTCTGCAGGCATTCGAGGGCGTGGTTATCGCTATTCGTAACCGCGGTCTGCACTCTGCATTCACTGTTCGTAAAATTTCCAACGGCGAAGGCGTTGAGCGTGTCTTCCAGACTCACTCTCCGGTAGTTGACAGCATTGCTGTTAAACGTCGTGGTGCTGTACGTAAAGCTAAACTGTACTACCTGCGTGAGCGTACTGGTAAGTCTGCTCGTATTAAAGAGCGTCTGAACTAA
- a CDS encoding DUF2946 domain-containing protein, which produces MPRSDGGEVTTKQHQAQWQRIAAGLALFAILMIVFAPLVSVSLQKDPMSAMPGMHHDMSMMAEHHHTPPESTPVDHAEACGYCVLLAHVPGVILALVMLLSAVILRQRLTPPRPAVYHWHFFPWLCPDTRAPPHLSA; this is translated from the coding sequence ATGCCCCGCTCTGACGGAGGGGAAGTGACGACTAAACAGCATCAGGCACAGTGGCAACGTATCGCGGCAGGTCTCGCGTTATTTGCGATCCTGATGATCGTCTTTGCGCCGCTGGTCTCTGTCTCGTTGCAAAAAGATCCCATGAGTGCCATGCCCGGCATGCACCATGACATGAGCATGATGGCGGAGCACCATCATACACCGCCGGAAAGTACGCCTGTCGACCATGCCGAAGCCTGCGGTTACTGCGTGCTGCTGGCCCACGTGCCGGGGGTGATTCTGGCGCTGGTGATGCTGCTAAGCGCAGTCATACTCCGACAGCGCCTCACGCCGCCGCGACCCGCCGTATACCATTGGCATTTCTTCCCCTGGCTCTGTCCCGATACCCGCGCGCCGCCGCACCTGTCTGCTTAA
- a CDS encoding PepSY-associated TM helix domain-containing protein, producing MTTCTPRAAWGNLLRRLHFYIGLFVGPFIFIAALSGTLYVATPQLENALYHHALFSETPGTARPLAEQIAVAEKVTGGELRLQAVRPGLAAGESTRVMYVDPALKASESRAIFIDPVSLEVRGDITVYGTSGILPLRQKIDYLHQSLLLGDVGRHYSELAASWMWIAALGGIALWFYTRPKRRINNRFQNRRRLHVTLGWILLVGMLLFSATGLTWSRWAGGNVDKLRAEMNWLTPQVNTQLQGPAEAVDPHAEHHGHHMTPSMPEMKPDPALYDGVLQAANTAGIDATKLEIRPAKGEAMAWTVTEIDRRWPTQVDAVAVDPATLTVVDRTRFTDYPLMAKLTRWGVDFHMGVLFGLPNQLVLIAFGIALCVMIVWGYRMWWMRRPRQTATDPAQTLYQSWLALPPGGRVASLAVSIALGLMMPVMGCSLALFVVIDWLRWRRAARVSLTESRE from the coding sequence ATGACTACCTGCACTCCGCGCGCGGCATGGGGCAACCTGCTGCGTCGTCTTCACTTCTATATTGGTCTGTTTGTCGGACCGTTTATCTTTATCGCTGCGCTCTCCGGGACGCTGTATGTCGCTACGCCGCAGCTGGAAAACGCGCTTTATCATCACGCGCTGTTCAGCGAAACCCCGGGCACTGCGCGCCCGCTGGCTGAGCAAATCGCGGTGGCGGAAAAAGTCACCGGCGGGGAGCTGCGGCTCCAGGCGGTACGTCCGGGCCTCGCCGCCGGGGAAAGCACCCGGGTGATGTACGTTGACCCGGCGCTGAAAGCCTCGGAGAGCCGGGCCATCTTTATTGATCCGGTCAGCCTTGAGGTGCGTGGGGATATCACCGTCTACGGCACCAGCGGTATCCTGCCGTTGCGTCAGAAAATTGATTATCTGCACCAGTCTTTGCTGCTGGGGGACGTGGGACGTCATTACAGCGAACTGGCTGCCTCCTGGATGTGGATCGCCGCGCTGGGCGGGATTGCCCTGTGGTTTTACACCCGGCCAAAACGGCGCATCAACAATCGCTTTCAGAATCGCCGTCGTTTGCACGTTACCCTCGGCTGGATACTGCTGGTGGGCATGCTGCTCTTCTCGGCGACCGGCCTGACCTGGTCCCGGTGGGCGGGCGGCAATGTGGATAAACTGCGGGCAGAGATGAACTGGCTCACGCCGCAGGTAAATACGCAATTACAGGGTCCGGCGGAAGCCGTCGATCCCCATGCTGAGCACCACGGTCATCACATGACCCCGTCTATGCCAGAGATGAAGCCTGACCCGGCCCTCTACGACGGCGTGCTGCAGGCGGCCAATACGGCGGGGATTGATGCTACGAAGCTGGAGATACGTCCGGCGAAGGGAGAGGCAATGGCATGGACGGTGACGGAGATCGATCGCCGCTGGCCGACGCAGGTTGATGCGGTTGCCGTGGATCCTGCCACCCTGACCGTGGTCGACCGCACCCGATTTACGGATTACCCGCTGATGGCCAAACTGACCCGCTGGGGCGTGGATTTCCATATGGGCGTGCTGTTTGGCCTGCCAAACCAGCTGGTGCTGATCGCCTTTGGTATCGCGCTGTGCGTCATGATTGTCTGGGGCTACCGGATGTGGTGGATGCGTCGCCCCCGACAGACAGCAACGGATCCGGCGCAGACCCTTTATCAGAGCTGGCTGGCGTTGCCGCCGGGGGGACGCGTGGCCTCTTTAGCCGTCAGCATAGCGCTGGGCCTCATGATGCCGGTGATGGGCTGTAGCCTGGCGCTGTTTGTGGTTATTGACTGGCTACGCTGGCGCAGGGCCGCGCGAGTCTCCCTGACCGAATCACGGGAGTAA
- the dgcN gene encoding diguanylate cyclase DgcN encodes MNKEMFLAPRLTFKRTLRRISIISVLITMTLVWLLLCIASVITLKQYAQQNLELTSATMSRSLEAALVFNDATAANEALASLGKQGQISAAELLDRYDHRFAAWSMGPNDEADPLSQLVSQWLFPHPIRQRVWHNNLPIGELHLTARDSLIGNFLWTSLAVLTGCLLLASLVALTITRTLHNGVVAALQNITDVVHDVRTNRNFSRRVSRERIDEFHRFGQDFNSLLDEMEEWQLKLQAKNAQLMRTAMHDPLTGLANRAAFRTRIAALMNDPTTRPHTALLFLDGDDFKRINDTWGHAAGDCVLIEVARRMVEFGGEQHQSYRLGGDEFAIILYGVHSEQEVLRLCAALRQQFSPSYDLHNGFSSRMSLSIGYALSWQHHSVEALLEQADRNMYLVKHQRSKITSWKETHDV; translated from the coding sequence ATGAATAAGGAAATGTTCTTAGCGCCGCGTCTTACATTCAAAAGGACCCTGCGGCGCATCAGTATAATTAGCGTCCTCATTACAATGACGCTCGTCTGGTTATTATTGTGCATTGCTTCCGTGATAACGCTGAAACAGTATGCGCAACAAAATCTGGAGTTAACCAGCGCCACCATGAGCCGCAGCCTGGAGGCCGCGCTGGTATTTAATGACGCCACTGCCGCCAACGAAGCCCTGGCCTCGCTCGGCAAACAAGGGCAGATCTCGGCGGCGGAACTGCTGGATCGCTACGATCATCGTTTTGCCGCCTGGTCGATGGGGCCGAACGACGAGGCGGATCCGCTCAGCCAGTTGGTCAGCCAGTGGCTGTTCCCGCATCCTATCCGCCAGCGCGTCTGGCATAACAATTTACCGATCGGTGAGTTGCACCTTACCGCGCGGGATAGCCTGATCGGCAACTTTCTCTGGACGTCGCTGGCGGTATTAACCGGCTGTCTTCTGCTTGCCTCTCTGGTGGCGCTAACTATCACCCGCACCCTGCACAATGGTGTGGTGGCCGCCCTGCAAAACATCACCGATGTGGTGCATGACGTACGTACAAACCGCAACTTCTCCCGCCGGGTATCCCGGGAGCGTATTGACGAATTTCACCGCTTCGGTCAGGACTTCAACAGTCTGCTGGATGAGATGGAAGAGTGGCAGCTAAAATTGCAGGCTAAAAATGCCCAGCTGATGCGCACCGCCATGCACGACCCGCTCACCGGCCTGGCTAACCGGGCCGCTTTCCGCACCCGGATTGCGGCCCTGATGAATGATCCCACCACCCGGCCCCACACCGCCCTGCTGTTCCTGGATGGTGATGACTTTAAACGTATAAACGATACCTGGGGCCATGCCGCAGGGGATTGCGTGCTGATTGAAGTGGCCCGCAGAATGGTTGAATTTGGCGGAGAACAGCATCAGTCGTACCGTCTCGGTGGGGACGAGTTTGCCATCATTTTGTATGGCGTTCATTCGGAACAGGAAGTGCTACGCCTTTGCGCCGCGCTGAGGCAACAATTCAGCCCGTCCTATGACCTGCACAACGGGTTCTCCTCCCGCATGTCGCTCAGTATTGGCTACGCCCTGAGCTGGCAGCATCACTCCGTTGAAGCCTTACTGGAGCAAGCCGACCGGAATATGTATCTGGTGAAGCACCAGCGTTCGAAAATCACCTCCTGGAAAGAAACACATGATGTTTAG
- a CDS encoding YfiR family protein, whose translation MLSVPCGFAMGGTLSETDKSVRSIVSGIVSYTRWPALSGKPNLCIFASSHYVGALSNPGPDILPYTPVIIHDDREVSSADCHALYFGSESQPHQLELSQALHARPLLLIAEQNPQCLTGSAFCLIIDSARVRFSVNLDVLSRSGVRVDPDVLMLARNTKHE comes from the coding sequence ATGTTGTCAGTGCCCTGTGGGTTCGCTATGGGCGGAACATTATCCGAAACGGATAAATCAGTACGTTCTATTGTCTCCGGGATTGTGAGTTACACCCGTTGGCCTGCGCTCTCCGGCAAGCCGAACCTGTGTATCTTTGCCTCTTCCCACTATGTCGGGGCGCTCAGTAACCCGGGTCCGGACATACTGCCCTACACTCCCGTTATTATTCATGACGACAGGGAAGTATCGAGTGCAGACTGTCATGCCCTCTATTTTGGCAGCGAATCCCAGCCCCATCAGCTTGAATTAAGCCAGGCGTTGCATGCCAGACCTTTACTATTAATTGCGGAGCAAAATCCACAATGCCTGACAGGTAGTGCATTCTGCCTGATAATAGACAGTGCCAGAGTCAGGTTTTCCGTTAATCTGGATGTGCTGTCGCGCAGCGGAGTCAGAGTTGATCCTGATGTGCTAATGCTCGCACGGAATACAAAGCATGAATAA
- a CDS encoding DUF2799 domain-containing protein: MRLIVTPVLCLFLTACQIDPYTHQPHWTGTDWYDAGKEDAMSGVAVKSNESLAANFNDPKVDRSDYLRGYKEGQQKICQENFVYAWGLAGRIFPASCDTTENATALRTAWQQGMNEGTKASRLN; this comes from the coding sequence ATGCGCCTGATTGTTACCCCCGTGCTGTGCCTGTTTTTAACCGCCTGTCAGATCGATCCTTACACGCATCAACCCCACTGGACGGGAACCGACTGGTACGATGCCGGAAAAGAAGACGCCATGAGTGGCGTGGCGGTAAAATCCAATGAAAGCCTTGCCGCTAATTTCAACGATCCTAAAGTGGATCGTTCTGATTATCTTCGCGGATATAAAGAAGGGCAGCAGAAAATATGTCAGGAAAACTTTGTTTATGCCTGGGGACTAGCGGGCCGAATATTCCCGGCCAGCTGTGACACAACTGAAAATGCCACTGCCCTTCGTACCGCCTGGCAGCAGGGAATGAATGAGGGGACCAAAGCCAGCCGTTTAAATTAA
- the aroF gene encoding 3-deoxy-7-phosphoheptulonate synthase AroF, with product MQKDALNNVHISDEHVLITPDQLKAEFPLSVEQEAQIAHSRQTISDIIAGRDPRLLVVCGPCSIHDPETAIEYAHRFKALAEEVSDSLYLVMRVYFEKPRTTVGWKGLINDPHMDGSFDVEAGLKIARNLLVELVNMGLPLATEALDPNSPQYLGDLFSWSAIGARTTESQTHREMASGLSMPVGFKNGTDGSLATAINAMRAAAMPHRFVGINQAGQVCLLQTQGNPDGHVILRGGKAPNYSPADVAQCEKEMEQAGLRPALMVDCSHGNSNKDYRRQPAVAESVVAQIKDGNRSIIGLMIESNIHEGNQSSEQPRSAMKHGVSVTDACISWETTDALLREIHKDLNGQLATRLA from the coding sequence ATGCAAAAAGACGCGCTGAATAACGTACATATTAGTGATGAACATGTTCTGATCACTCCGGATCAACTGAAAGCGGAATTCCCGCTGAGCGTTGAGCAAGAGGCGCAAATCGCGCACTCCCGCCAGACCATCTCCGACATTATTGCCGGGCGCGATCCGCGTCTGCTGGTGGTCTGTGGTCCGTGCTCCATTCATGATCCTGAAACTGCCATCGAATATGCGCACCGCTTTAAAGCCCTGGCCGAGGAGGTCAGCGATAGCCTCTACCTGGTCATGCGCGTCTATTTTGAAAAACCCCGCACCACCGTCGGCTGGAAAGGGTTAATTAACGATCCGCACATGGATGGCTCGTTTGATGTGGAAGCAGGCCTGAAGATTGCGCGTAATCTTCTGGTGGAGCTGGTGAACATGGGTCTGCCGCTGGCAACGGAAGCGCTGGATCCGAACAGCCCGCAATACCTGGGCGATCTTTTCAGCTGGTCCGCTATCGGCGCGCGTACCACCGAGTCGCAGACCCACCGTGAGATGGCCTCGGGCCTCTCCATGCCGGTCGGCTTCAAAAACGGTACCGACGGTAGCCTTGCCACCGCCATCAACGCTATGCGCGCCGCCGCCATGCCGCATCGTTTTGTCGGCATCAACCAGGCCGGCCAGGTGTGTCTGCTGCAGACCCAGGGCAATCCGGATGGTCACGTCATCCTGCGCGGCGGCAAAGCACCTAACTACAGCCCGGCAGATGTTGCCCAGTGTGAAAAAGAGATGGAACAGGCAGGACTGCGCCCGGCACTGATGGTAGATTGCAGTCATGGTAATTCGAATAAAGATTACCGTCGTCAGCCTGCGGTGGCGGAATCCGTCGTCGCGCAGATTAAAGACGGCAACCGTTCGATTATTGGCCTGATGATTGAGAGCAACATTCATGAAGGCAATCAATCATCTGAACAGCCGCGCAGCGCCATGAAACACGGGGTTTCCGTGACCGATGCCTGCATTAGCTGGGAAACCACCGACGCGCTGCTGCGTGAGATCCACAAAGATTTGAACGGCCAGCTGGCGACGCGTCTGGCTTAA
- the tyrA gene encoding bifunctional chorismate mutase/prephenate dehydrogenase: MVAELTALRDQIDEVDKALLDLLARRMALVAEVGEVKSKYGLPIYVPEREASMLASRRKEAEALGVSPDLIEDVLRRVMRESYSSENDKGFKTLCPTLRPVVIVGGGGQMGRLFEKMLTLSGYQVRILEKEDWAQAQTMVADAGMVIVSVPIHVTEEIIAKLPPLPEDCILVDLASVKNGPLQAMLAAHNGPVLGLHPMFGPDSGSLAKQVVVYCDGRQPEAYQWFLEQIQVWGARLHRISAVEHDQNMAFIQALRHFATFAYGLHLAEENVQLEQLLSLSSPIYRLELAMVGRLFAQDPQLYADIIMSSGNNLALIKRYYQRFGEAITLLEHGDKQAFIDSFRKVEHWFGDYAQRFQSESRILLRQANDSRQ; the protein is encoded by the coding sequence ATGGTTGCTGAATTGACCGCCTTGCGCGATCAAATTGACGAGGTGGATAAGGCGCTGCTGGATTTGCTGGCGCGCCGTATGGCCCTGGTTGCTGAAGTTGGCGAAGTAAAAAGTAAGTACGGTTTGCCGATCTACGTGCCGGAGCGCGAAGCCTCCATGCTGGCATCCCGGCGTAAAGAGGCCGAGGCGCTGGGCGTCTCACCGGATCTGATTGAAGATGTGCTGCGCCGCGTGATGCGTGAGTCTTACTCAAGTGAGAACGATAAAGGCTTCAAAACCCTCTGTCCGACCCTGCGCCCGGTGGTGATTGTCGGCGGCGGCGGGCAGATGGGGCGTCTGTTTGAGAAGATGCTGACGCTTTCTGGCTACCAGGTGCGCATTCTCGAAAAAGAGGACTGGGCGCAGGCGCAGACGATGGTTGCCGATGCGGGCATGGTCATTGTCAGTGTACCGATCCATGTCACCGAAGAGATTATTGCTAAACTGCCACCGCTGCCGGAAGACTGCATTCTGGTCGATCTGGCCTCGGTAAAAAATGGCCCGCTGCAGGCGATGCTGGCCGCGCATAATGGCCCGGTACTGGGGCTGCATCCTATGTTTGGTCCGGACAGCGGTAGTCTGGCGAAGCAGGTAGTGGTGTACTGCGATGGCCGTCAGCCTGAAGCCTATCAATGGTTCCTGGAGCAGATTCAGGTGTGGGGCGCGCGGTTGCACCGGATCAGCGCCGTCGAGCATGACCAGAACATGGCCTTTATCCAGGCGCTGCGCCACTTTGCGACCTTCGCATATGGCCTGCACCTGGCGGAAGAAAATGTTCAGCTTGAGCAGCTGCTGTCGCTGTCGTCGCCTATCTATCGCCTCGAACTGGCGATGGTCGGTCGACTGTTTGCCCAGGATCCGCAGTTGTATGCAGATATCATTATGTCTTCGGGCAATAACCTGGCGCTGATCAAGCGTTACTACCAGCGTTTTGGTGAGGCGATCACCTTGCTGGAGCACGGCGATAAACAGGCATTTATCGACAGCTTCCGTAAGGTTGAACACTGGTTTGGCGATTATGCCCAGCGTTTCCAGAGCGAAAGCCGCATTCTGCTGCGGCAGGCGAATGACAGTCGCCAGTAA